The Camelus dromedarius isolate mCamDro1 chromosome 31, mCamDro1.pat, whole genome shotgun sequence DNA segment GAACATGATCGTGTGACCTGGCTGTTACCCTGTGCAAACGGCAGGTCCCAAGGTTTATGGGCCTGACAAGTTTTTACTCTTTCctcttaaaattctaaaaatggcAATAAGTTTTTAGGCCGCATATCATCAAAACGTGGCATCCCAGATGAGGCGAGGATGTGGGCTCCTGGGACGTAACTCTGCCTGTGCTGGAGTCCCTCAGAGTTCCAGCcactctgccttctccctccagTCACCAACCGGGCTTCTTGGCACAGGCCAGCTGTGGTGACCTGAACTTCATCTGTGTTGGTCTTCACATCATTTGATCCTCACCGTAATAAAGAGAAAGTGTGGGTATCacggttttacagatgagaaaaccgaggctctGGAGAAATTAAGGCTCTTTGTAACTGGAGTTCGGACAAGAACCCTGGTCTTCTGGCCCCCGGCCCAGCCTGAGATTACTCAATACTTTGCCTTGAGGCAGTAGTGTTATTTCACATATCCATTTAAAATCCCACTTCACAGTGCTTCCTTAAGAGATTAAATCAGACTCAACCACACACACTCCTGCATTTTAAAGgcctaaaaaataattactaggCATAAAACAGCACGTacaattttactttaattttaattgacATTTTGCTCAAAAGCACAGAACAGTGAACATTTCAGTGGCTCAATGTTAGGGTTACAAACAAAATCCTTTAGTCAAATGGTTACAGTATCCCACATTGGTTATTTCACATTAAGTAcaggttgtttaaaaaaaaaaaaaaatcagtgctgtGCTTGAATGGCGCACAAGATAAGCATTTTAATCTAATAACAAAGTTAAACCTAGcacctttaaaataaatactgtaagTATGAAAGTATCAGTtccatagggggaaaaaaatccagtttaCCAACAGTGCAAACAAATAGCAGCATCTTTAAAGTTGAAATTAAATTTGTGTAAACACACACCCACTGACCACTCTGCCTCGTCCAGTGAACATGCACTTCTGTTGCGCTCCCCCGACCCAGGGCTGAAAAGAGTTCCTGCTGAGTCTCTTTCAGATTCCAGATCAGAAAAGCAGCCCAACTTCTAGGCCGTGGGCTGGGCAAGGAGATGGATGTGCTGGAGCAGGATGAGTTCTTTTTCAGGCGGGCCGACTGCTAACACTTGCAGCCCAACCCCAGAGCCTTCCAGCCAAAGGGTGCCTGTGCTCATAGGCCTGCCTGGTGTGACCTTGACTTCAGGGCGAGGATCTGAGTGCAGAGATTCGTGCAGCGTGCGGAGTGGCGGCCTCCGCTCCCCACAGCTGACAGTCCTTTGCAAACGAAGTGTTCTAGGCCAACTcaagataatttaaaacattagtgATTCTTAACCCATTGTGACCAAAATGATAATCTTAAGTAGGGAACATCTACACGTGAAATCTTCCTCTTAATATTTTCAAACAGTAATGATTAGTCCTTCCCAGTGTGGTTTTCACATCACTCACAaagttatgttttctttctcatgAGCGCTCCATCTTTACACTGAAACTTGGAGCTTCAGGTCTTCTAACAAGAAGAGCCAAATCTAAAGAGAAACACTGAGAAGCAGACTCAGTGGCCAAACGCTCACGTTACAGCGCTAGAATATGCTCATGCTAGgtgtttttttctaattcagcATTTACCAACTGTCCAGACCAGAGGTCGTTTCCAAGCCGGACATTTCTGATTCAACTTCTCCACTGACCCACGAGCAACACAACTTATTCTGTTCCCAAACGCTCTCGGAAGGACTTGCTTGCCGGGCTGTCACCGACGCCGAATGGGCTTGTAGACACAGAATGCCATAAGGATCACAGTCACCAACAGGATGCTGAAAAGGGTCCCCAGCAAAACTGCAAAAGGAACACAGGTTACTTCCTAACGGCAGCTTCATGTTCTGTAAGTCATTCACTGATATGATTTACCAAATGCCACTGTGCCAGGTGTAGGGGGAACAGCTAGGACAGGCCCTCTGGGGATGCCTCTGTGAAGGTGGGGAGAGAACGTACACAAACAGCATTTCACAAAGCTTTCAGTGCCGCAAGGAAATTGTCACGGACAgcaatgggggaggggtgggcaccATCAGCAGGATGTGGGAAGAAGCAGGGAGGGGACACACAAGCAGAGGCTTTAATGTGTGGAGGTCTGCAAGGAGAGCATCAAGGATCAGCAAATGCAAGCCCTTCAGGTCAGAACAAGCCAGAAAaccaaggaagagaaaggaggcatgcatggctgggaggcaggagtgAAGGAAGAAAGGCGGGAGGTGAAGCCAGACAGGAAGGCTGGAGCCAGTCCAGGCAGGGCCTTGTAGACCACAAGGGAAacatggattttattctaagtttaAAGAGGGGGTTGTGGACAAAGAGGGGCACAATCTGATCTGGTTGGGAAAAGAGGTCCCTCCACCTGCTGTGTGGAGAACCATCCCATTATAGGGGGAGTGAAGGAAGAAAGGCGGGAGGTGAAGCCAGACAGGAAGGCTGGAGCCAGTCCAGGCAGGGCCTTGTAGACCACAAGGGAAacatggattttattctaagtttaAAGAGGGGGTTGTGGACAAAGAGGGGCACGATCTGATCTGGTTGGGAAAAGAGATCCCTCCACCTGCTGTGTGGAGAACCATCCCATTATAGGGGGGCAAGAATAGAAGCATGGAGCCCAGCTCTGTTTTGAAAACCATTCATAAAAACTAGAGATTCAGTAAGAATAATGAACTTCAGTCTCTCCAGGCGTCTCCGCAAGGGCCTTCTGATCAAAGCAGCAATTACACAACTTCACAGAGCTATTACATTTTTGAGAGTAAATTTCACATCTAAAACTTCTAAGGTGCTCAGACAAGAAATGGGACCTACAGCTGATAACTAAAGTTGACCCTTGGATACAAGACTAGATATAAGGACCTGGGATTTAAATTAACCAGCAACCTGTCAGAAGTGATGTGCAATCCCATTTGTGTGACTATCTCAGAAATCTTGGAGGCAGTTCAAAATATTACCTTAAAGAAGCAAATGTACACATATGTGTTTGTAAATGTGTGGACCCATCCCAGGTTCCAGCTGGGGCCTAAGATTTGACTATGGTTTCATCTTTTCCTggtgaaggagggggaggaagaatgAAGAAGGTGACAAAGACAGTGTGTCACAACTCCAAGAGGCCAGAAAGAATTTTAAACGTCTCAAACAAAATCTACGACTTACACGAGCTAAATGTCATATCTCAAAATAGCCCTCGTTACCTACATACCTGCCCTAATTTCCAAAGTCCTGAATTCCATCAGTTTTTAAGGCTCTGACTATAGTTGGACCTAAAGTTGTCTTATTCCATTTAAACCAATCtcttgcattttagaaagactctttaaaacaagcaaacaaacaaaaacaacccaccTCCCAAAGCATGAATGCAGGGGAATTGCAGaaaggaaatcttaaaaaataaaaataaaaaagcttaaaaCCATGAGTTATTAGGTACACAGTTCCCACTGGGATAGCTATCCTTTTGGGGCTTGATAAACTCTCCCACCCtccatctttcttcttctccctcaCTTTGCACATAGTGTTAGCTGCCTGAATGGCAGGCCCAGACAGAACTTGACTACTTAGGTCCTTCCTTACACctcactgcccctccctgggcctcattttctccatctataaCATGGAGCAAATGAAACCCATCTCACAAGAGTTGAGGCATAAGTATGAATGTCATTTAAatagcaaatttcaagtaaatgttttgcagtgtttttgaaacttttctaatatttgcatttttttaaagcttaacaCTGTAACATGGAATCTATTGTTTTAAATATGATCATTAAAGAATCCAAAAATCTTAGCCTGGGAAGGGTACCAAAAGACATCTAGTCCAGTTTCCTACTGAATGTGTGCATTTTTTCTGCAACATTCCTGCAGTCCCAACTCCCATTTGGAGTACTCCTGTGCATTTGTTTGTCAACCAAGAGATCGGGAAATTAGAAAAGCATATCCAcatcattatattttttttcaactatCAATTGTATTTTACTCAAATCTCATTTTatatctcaaaattttttttatattttatatgaaaagtgCTCAACACAGTGCCGTACATATAATAAGCACATGATAAACTAAAGCCATTATCACTGCCAAGGCTCCCTGCCAAGACAGGCAGCACAGCACGATGGTGCACGATGGTCAAGAATTCAAGGTTTGGGGTCAGAGTGTCTGAGTTCTCATCTACACCTACAGGCTACGTACCCTTACAGAATTTACAcaatctctctgtgtctgtttcctcttctgtaaaaatggagataatgatacCCACTGCATAGGACTGTCTAgggcagtgtttcccaaacaaTCTGTGGGAAAAGACTGGTTTTTGTAACTTTTTGTCTGTCCCAGGCCACTTCCTACATAGCCCCCACTGTGTATGACGAATAAGCAGCTCCCTCTATCTGCAAAGCATTCCAGTTCAGGGACCTAGGACTGGGCTCTACTTGCTTGGATGTTGCAACAACGTCAAACTGTTAAATTTCTAAACAATCTCAAGTTCCCTAGGTATCTCTTTGCAGGTAACAGTGTCCAAACCTCACTGCTCTGCTGCCACCATGCTTTGAATAGAAccacagcagtggttctcaaacaggGAAATTTTGCCCCCAGTGGACATTTGGCAAATGTCAGGAGATATTTTGACTATCTGGACTGGGAGTGGggtgtgctactggcatctagtgggtaaaGGCTGGGGATGCTATTAAATATCTTACAGTGCTCAGGACAGTGTGCCTCCATTCCACTCACCCCAACAAAGAATCACCTGGTCCAACGGATCAGCAATACCCAGGCTGAGAAACCGTGTTCTAAATCCTGCTTAGGATTAAGCCGGATAATGTATGGAAACCACTTAGCAGCGTGCTAGGTACACAGTAAGTGGTCCATACATGACAGACAACGAGTTTATGGAAAGTCAAGATAATCCACCAATAATACTATGTGGCAACCCTgtacatatacagacataccAACGACGTACAGCGCAAAGAAACAGCTTTGGAGAGACAAGAGGCAGAATTATTGAGTCGCCCAAGCTTTAAGCTCCGGGGCCCCTTCCGAAGCCATGAACTCCCATATGTacgtatgtacgtgtgtgtaaaCCTGTGTATGTTGACGAGATCCTCCCAAAACGTATGTTTCAAGCCCCACAAAACCAAGGTTCCAGTATTGttctctgccacttcccagctgtgtaaCCCTAGGCAAgtaacttcacctctctgagttcAGTTATCTGTAATATAAGGCTGAAGAACTGTACCTTTCTCATTAAGTTACTGTGAGAACCACATAAAATCACATATACAAAGTGCTCGGAACAAGACGACATATTGAGATGCTCAGCAAATGTCAACTATCGTGGTGAGTATGACTATGACTACTACTCCcatcaggaaagaagaggagatggGGTATATATTACTGGCGGCTTGTCTAGCTTAGGTCCACACAGCCACAGAGGGGACCCAGAGTGTGACCCAGGTTTCCGGATTCCCAAGTCATTCACGCAACCAGCACATATCGAGCCTACCGTATACCGGACCTTGTGCTGAGCGGTGCAGCTCAGGCCTTCTGAGGGGGTCGCACCTGCACCCGGAGTCCTCACACGGCCCCCACCGCCCGCCCCGCGCGTGCCAGGCTCCGGCTAGGGGAAGCGGCGGAAGCGCAGGCCCGACCTGCCGCCCGCCAGCCCGCGGCCGCTCACCCAGGTTCTGCCCACGCAGCACAGCATACGGCCGGCTCCGCTCCGGCGGCTCCACAGGGCTCGGGGCCTCCGCCTGCGTCAGGAGCAGGCTGCAGAGCCCGAGGCAcagccaccgccaccgccacacAGCACACGGCATCTTCCTCGGCCGCCAGTGGAGAGCTACCCACTTCCGCCGGAAGCCCCGCCTCTGTCACCGCCGGCGCACCGCTTCCCTTCATACCGGGTACGCGTCGTTGCCAGGGTAACTCTCCGCCCAGGCCAGAGTTCGGCCCTCGCCAAGGTTCCTCTCAGAACCAACGTTTCCGCCGGGGCCAGCTTTCAGGGGACTCACTGTTGGGTTCCGGCAAcgtccaccccaccctccccttcaCGGCTGCGCcgtgatggggggggggggggcagaaaaAAGGAgattgtcttagtccatttgggctgctgtaacaaaataccagagactaGGGTAGTTTATAAGCAACAAAAATTATtgctcacagctctggaggctggaaagtccaagatcacggCACTATTATGGTTGCTTTCTGGTGAGAGCCCCCTTCCTTGTTCATGGCTGGTGACTTCTTGCTGGTGGAAGCGGtgagggagctctgtggggtctcttttataagggcactagtcCAATTtgtgagggctccaccttcatgccCCGATCACCTCCCGAAGGTCCCACCTCCTACCATCACACTGGGAATTaagatttcaacaaagaaattttGGGGAACACACACGTTCAAACATAGCAGAGATTATGCATAACAATGCATAATAGGGGTGCTTTGGGGAACAAAGGAGGGGGGTTGTGTCCATGTTTGGGGTGACTTGGGCTAGAGGGATAACTGCAGCCTTAGGAATGTTGAGGAAAGCCCCAAGGGCGACAAAAAAGACATGGGAGAAGTTCTGAGCAAGAAGTGACCATCTAGGGAATCCTTGGAGATGTCGGAGAAGGCTCAGGACATATCACAGTAATGACAGAATGGATGCTGGCTGTTCTATCTGCCCAGGGTCTGTTCCCCCTTGTTCCAAGTATAGCAGGTGACTTGTGGGGAAGCACACATTCCTCCCAGCCTTTGGGGTAATTTACTTCAAGCCTAGCTTTGTGAGTGGGCACGTGGTTCAGACAGAACCAATCAGCACATTCCATCTCCCGAACAGTGATTAGCTCAGGACCGTGTGACTCTGAGCTGAACCAGTGAGAGTTGTATCCAAACCTTTTTCTCAAGGAAGgtgctccttttttttccttcctgagttGTTAAAGGCCACTTTTACCATCTGTTGAGGTGATGAAACCAACACAGGAGAAAAGTGGTCTGAGATGATTGATCACAGAGATGGAAAGTCTGATGATGCTAAGCGACTAGCCCATGGGCTAGACTTTGCCTTCACTAAAGCCAAcacgtttttctttctttctttctttctttctttctttctttctttctttctttctttctttctttctttctttctttctttctttctttctttctttctttctttctttctttctttctttctttctttcatctttctatctttcttcctttctttctatctttcttcctttctttccttccttcctttctttcctttcctttctttctttctttcctttctttctttctttcttcttttttattattattattaaattctgGGAGGGGGGTAgataactaggtttacttatttatttatttagaggagatactggggcatttctttctttttttgcttcagCTTATTTTGCTAAGTCAGGTGGCTGACTTACACCCCAAAGAGTCACCCCAAAGAATCCTGACATGGTAGACCTGCAGAAACCTGGGTTGAACAAGAAGTATCCCAACTCATTGAGCAAAGGGAGTGACTGTCTCAATTGTTGGACTGTCCTTTCAGCTGAAGTAGGACACAGCCCTCTTCACTCTCGCCTCCTCCCTTTAATGTCCTCAATTCATTTCAGTGCATGTTGACATGAAACAGGAATTCCACACATGACTTTTGTGTCCTTTAGGCCGTTCTTAAATTGGGCACTCGagattacatttttcaaaataaaccccAGCAGAAGTAGAGTGTTAAATAATGACAAGAGACTGGCCTCCAAgaaaattgtatatttaaaatacaactgcaaaatattttttttcacctaCATTTAGAGCAGGGAAGCTGCTCTCCTCTCCTGTACCTTTGTCCTTTGTGTTGCTAATCAAGACTGCTTTTTTCGTTTTCCTCACACAGAATCATGTTTATGCTCTTATGTCCTGAGACCGGGTCAAATTTCGTTTCATCaatgttctaattttaaaacCATCAACTGTGGCAACTTTTGCCCTCCCTCAATTTGAGTACATCTACCCTGAGTACCTCAAAAGTTGCATTTTGTTTGATGACACCAAGTCACAATATTATTCCAGAGAACTGTGTCCCTCATGGTCAGGGAGTTTTCTGTGTAAATGAACCTTCTCTTTTACATTAATAACCTTTCAAAGTTTGTGTAAAGACTCAAGAACTAACTCCTACAACTAGTAAGCCATTTGGAATCTGTCACTAAACACTTACTTTCAATCAAGAGGAAACAAATGTGAGTTGATTTGTCCCTTTCTTTGTGTTTCACAATTTATGCAGAACGTCTCTTGCCCATAGACAGGCGGGGTGGAGGGAAAGGATGTTTGAAGAAACTAGCTTGATTTGCTGGGTGTACACGTTTTCCTCAGGGACTGTGGCTGACACTTTGCCccaagattgaacccaggacctcaggcatgctaagcatgaactctaccactgagcactgagctaaaccctccccaccATGTTATTTTTTTGGCTGGCTTCTCTCACTTCAACATATGAGAGAGACATGCTTACGTCCACCTGGAGGCCTGCACAGAAacattcactgcagcatcatttcCGAGTAACCACCATGGGAAATGACACGGTACTTAAAATGCAGAGGAAGTAAACTTAGATTGTGCTTGCACAAACAATGTTATATACCGAGAtagtaattcaaaataaatttttgctTCTCATAACAACATAGATGAATTGAAATGCTACTCAGGCATAATATTCAGCCAGACACAAATGTTTTCACatttgtgtttccatttatttgacgTTGAAGGCAGAGAAATCTAAAATATAGTGATCATAGTCAGAATGGTGGGTTCCTATTGGGGACTGCTGActgggaaataataaaaacaatgctGTTAAGTGTTTCAGAAATCCTGTGTGTTGATTGGGATGTTGGCAATACACATGTTTATAAGAAGCTATCAAGCTGTACACATGATATCTGTGCAAAAAATAATGTGTAAAGCagtcataaaaaacaaacacagagaataTTTTTCTCACAAAGCAAACTTCTGGCCCTGATGTCTTCCTCtgaattcttccaaatatttCAGATAGAAATAATGCCAATCCTAAGAGTGTGAACAACGCACTCTCCCAGAGAACAGATTTAGAGAGGACATACCTGCACTGATTTTATCAGATCAGGAGAATTTTGATACCATCTTAACAGACATTACAGGAAAGGGGGATTACAGGCCAAACTCGTCTGAATGTTGATGTCAAAAACCAATCATTACCAATCTACATTTAGagattttcagaaaggaaaaaagcatggTGAGATTTCATGGTGGGCCTTCTATGGGTTGATGTGGACAGTGTTCTGGATGTTTGGATGC contains these protein-coding regions:
- the C31H12orf76 gene encoding uncharacterized protein C12orf76 homolog, with translation MPCAVWRWRWLCLGLCSLLLTQAEAPSPVEPPERSRPYAVLRGQNLVLLGTLFSILLVTVILMAFCVYKPIRRR